The Coffea arabica cultivar ET-39 chromosome 9e, Coffea Arabica ET-39 HiFi, whole genome shotgun sequence genome has a window encoding:
- the LOC140014653 gene encoding uncharacterized protein — MAPYEALYGRRCRSPIYWDEVGERKIIDPTTIPWVEEAYERVKVIRQRLQTAQSRQKSYADHQMKDLEFEIGDKVFLRITPLKGKIRAGKGKKLQPRYIGPFNILQRIGKVAYRLELPASLSRIHDVLHVFLLKKYHPNPTHILPPEDVELDESLTYEERPIQILDRKVKDLRNKQIPLVKVHGSIIKWKKQPGS, encoded by the coding sequence atggccccatatgaagccTTGTATGGACGACGATGTCGATCCCCaatttattgggatgaagtaggagagagaaaaattatAGATCCGACCacaataccatgggttgaggaagcTTATGAAAGGGTAAAGGTAATCCGCCAGAGACTGCAAACGGCCCAAAGCCGACAGAAAAGTTATGCCGATCATCAaatgaaggatttggagtttgagatAGGGGATAAAGTGTTTCTTCGAATTACACCATTGAAGGGAAAGATTAGggcaggaaaagggaaaaagttgcaaccacgaTACATAGGACCTTTCAATATACTTCAGCGAATAGGAAAGGTGGCTTACCGACTTGAGTTACCAGCTAGTTTGTCTAGGATCCATGATGTTTTACATGTTTTtttgcttaagaaataccatccAAATCCGACTCACATTTTGCCACCCGAAGATGTTGAACTCGACGAGTCTTTAACCTATGAAGAACGACCTATTCAAATCTTGGATCGGAAGGTGAAGgacctgagaaacaagcagattccattaGTAAAGGTTCATGGAAGCATCATAAAGTGGAAGAAGCAACCTGGGAGCTAG